TATTACAGTTGGTAGAAGAGCACAATGCGTAATTGATGAAAGGTCTATTGGATAAAACTGAATGCCTTAAGCGTAACCTTGTAGAGAGCAAGTAGCATCTAACAAGAGGTTTTTTCTTTAAATTCACATAAGTCTTCAATGATGCAGGCGCCGCACTTTGGCTTGCGGGCAACGCAGATATAACGACCATGCAAAATTAACCAATGGTGGGCGTCGAGTAGGAATTCTTTTGGGACAAGGCGCAGTAGCTTTTCTTCTACTTCTAAGACGTTTTTGCCCGGTGCAATTTTGGTTCGGTTTGAGACACGGAAAATATGCGTATCCACCGCCATGGCAATTTGACGAAAGGCGGTGTTTAACACCACATTGGCTGTTTTACGACCCACCCCAGGCAGCGCTTCGAGGGCTTCGCGAGTTTCAGGTACTTGGCTGTTATGTTGTTCCACCAGAATTCGACAGGTTTTTATGGCGTTTTCGGCTTTTGCGTTAAACAAGCCTATGGTCTTAATGTAATTCTTTAGACCATCAACCCCCAAAGCCAGCATGGATTCCGGCGTATTAGCGACAGGAAAGAGCTTACGAGTGGCTTTGTTGACACTGACATCAGTGGCTTGAGCAGAAAATAAAACAGCAATTAACAGCTCGAAAGGAGAGCTGTATTCTAATTCAGTGACAGGATTAGGATTTTCTGCTCGTAATCGAGAGAATATTTGCTGTCGTTTCTCTTTATTCACCTAATGACCCTTTCTTTGCGTTGATATGCTTGTGTTGAGTTCACTGAGTTATCCAGTCACACGCACACGTTTGGATTCTGCCGGGCCTGCTTTGGCTTTGGCAGCGGCAATGCGCTGCTTTTCTTTTTCATCAAAATAGTTTTTGCCAGCAATCAACAATCCCAAACCAATAAAAGCACCCGGTGGTAAAATAGCAAACAAGACATTAGGGTAATTTTGGAAAAGGGTGATTTTCCACTGCAATGCCATGTCGCCGAACAGCAAATGCATGTCTGAGAACAAGGTGCCTTGACCAATCAATTCGCGCATGGCACCCAAGGCCACCAGAATCACCATGAAGCCCAAGCCCATCATAAAACCATCGATAGCTGAGGGCAAAATAGGGTTGCGGCTGGCAAAGGCGTCAGCACGTCCTAAGATGGCACAATTGGTCACAATCAGCGGGATAAAGATACCGAGAATTTGATACAGCTCATAGGTATAAGCTTGCATGATGAGTTCTATGCAAGTAGTAAAAGAGGCAATGATCATCACGAATGCGGGTAAGCGAACGGCATCAGAAACATAATTACGAATGATGGAGACGGCGATATTGGAGCCGACTAAGACTACCAGAGTCGCAAGGCCAAGACCTAGGGCATTGACCACAGTACTGGTGACCGCCAACATAGGACACAAGCCAAGCAACTGTACTAAAGCCGGATTGTTTTTCCAAATGCCGTTGTAGATGATTTCGGCGTAATTGGCTTTCGTCTGACTCTGAGTTGCATCAGAGTCAGATTGAATGGGTTCTTGAACGTCGTCAGTGACGGCAGTTTGTGCGCTCATTTTCATCGCCTTTTACTAACGCGCTAACAGCGCGTCCTTGTTTTGATCAAAATAAATTAATGTATTTTTCACCGCTCTGACCACGGCCCTTGGTGTAATGGTCGCGCCAGTGAATTGGTCAAAATCGCCACCGTCTTTTTTCACCGCCCAACCTGATAGCTCTGGATTGGTTAGGGATTTATTCGCAAAACTAAGAATCCATGGGGATTTTTTTAGATCTACTTTATCGCCAAGGCCAGGTGTTTCTTTGTGGCTGATGACACGACTGCCTGTCACCACGCCATCACGATTGATGGCCACCAACATATCCAAGTTACCATTGTAGCCACGAGTAGCCGTGGTTTCGAAGATGATGCCTGTGACCTCGCCATCTTTTCTGGCGATATGAATTTTCGTGCCTGTTTCACTGCCTAACAAAGGGTTGGCTGGTAAAATAG
The window above is part of the Marinomonas sp. THO17 genome. Proteins encoded here:
- the nth gene encoding endonuclease III; the encoded protein is MNKEKRQQIFSRLRAENPNPVTELEYSSPFELLIAVLFSAQATDVSVNKATRKLFPVANTPESMLALGVDGLKNYIKTIGLFNAKAENAIKTCRILVEQHNSQVPETREALEALPGVGRKTANVVLNTAFRQIAMAVDTHIFRVSNRTKIAPGKNVLEVEEKLLRLVPKEFLLDAHHWLILHGRYICVARKPKCGACIIEDLCEFKEKTSC
- a CDS encoding electron transport complex subunit E yields the protein MSAQTAVTDDVQEPIQSDSDATQSQTKANYAEIIYNGIWKNNPALVQLLGLCPMLAVTSTVVNALGLGLATLVVLVGSNIAVSIIRNYVSDAVRLPAFVMIIASFTTCIELIMQAYTYELYQILGIFIPLIVTNCAILGRADAFASRNPILPSAIDGFMMGLGFMVILVALGAMRELIGQGTLFSDMHLLFGDMALQWKITLFQNYPNVLFAILPPGAFIGLGLLIAGKNYFDEKEKQRIAAAKAKAGPAESKRVRVTG
- the rsxG gene encoding electron transport complex subunit RsxG, translated to MDILSSIRRNSLGLGIYAVLTAGLIAVTHQLTDHTIKDNILDAQISAFNDIFPADLYDNDLTMDTAILPANPLLGSETGTKIHIARKDGEVTGIIFETTATRGYNGNLDMLVAINRDGVVTGSRVISHKETPGLGDKVDLKKSPWILSFANKSLTNPELSGWAVKKDGGDFDQFTGATITPRAVVRAVKNTLIYFDQNKDALLAR